The Arachis hypogaea cultivar Tifrunner chromosome 14, arahy.Tifrunner.gnm2.J5K5, whole genome shotgun sequence genome has a segment encoding these proteins:
- the LOC112798276 gene encoding uncharacterized protein, translated as MARWWWKAALVVAMVAALRSYALSHGWDKDAALNLLTHWSQSLGVWAIPLYVSVHTISIALCLPSAVFLEAAASLLFGFLPAVLCVFSAKILGASLSFWIGRLIFRSSKSAVEWAHRNRYFNLLSKGVEQDGWRFVLLARFSPLPSYVINYTLAATDVGFLLDFLLPTAIGCIPMILQNTSIGSLAGAAVASASGSKKSQFWSYFFPLVGILSSVLISLRIKKYSTQLSVSENTPSKDNPVEAHSKSS; from the exons ATGGCGCGGTGGTGGTGGAAGGCGGCGCTGGTGGTGGCGATGGTGGCCGCGCTGAGAAGCTACGCGCTGAGCCACGGTTGGGACAAGGACGCCGCCCTTAACTTGCTGACTCACTGGTCCCAAAGCCTTGGCGTATGGGCCATCCCTCTCTATGTCTCCGTACACACTATCTCCATCGCACTCTGCCTCCCCTCCGCCGTCTTCCTCGAAGCCGCCGCCTCTCTCCTCTTCGGCTTCCTCCCCGCCGTCCTCTGTGTCTTCTCCGCCAAAATCCTCGGCGCCTCCCTTTCCTTCTGGATCGGCAG GTTGATATTCAGGAGTTCCAAGTCAGCAGTTGAATGGGCCCACAGAAACAGATACTTTAATCTTCTTTCGAAAGGAGTTGAGCAAGATGGTTGGAGATTTGTTCTTCTTGCTCGCTTCTCACCGCTGCCGTCATATGTTATTAACTATACCTTAGCTGCTACCGATGTTGggttccttttggattttcttcttccCACTGCAATTGGATGTATACCCATGATCTTGCAGAATACATCAATTGGAAGCCTCGCCGGTGCTGCTGTAGCTTCAGCCTCCGGCTCCAAGAAATCTCAATTTTGGTCTTACTTTTTCCCCCTAGTTGGTATTTTATCAAGTGTACTTATTTCCTTGAGAATTAAAAAGTACTCAACTCAACTTTCGGTATCTGAAAACACTCCCAGCAAAGATAACCCCGTTGAAGCGCATTCAAAAAGTTCTTAA
- the LOC112798279 gene encoding protein FLOWERINGUS T-like — protein MSSSSSRARSSSLSLGHNDPLVLGRVIGDVLDPFTSSVNMRVVYGNNIQEVINCCEFRPSQIINKPRVEVGGHDLRTFYTLIMVDPDAPSPCNPNEREYLHWLVINIPETTEANFGEEIVPYESPRPTAGIHRIVFVLFRQIGRHSVHGPGWRQNFNTRDFAEFYNLGLPVSALYFICKR, from the exons ATGTCCTCGTCATCATCAAGAGCAAGATCAAGTAGTTTATCATTAGGTCATAATGATCCTCTTGTTCTAGGCCGTGTAATTGGGGATGTTTTGGATCCCTTTACAAGTTCTGTCAACATGAGGGTTGTTTACGGCAATAACATTCAAGAGGTTATCAATTGCTGTGAATTCAGACCCTCCCAGATCATCAATAAACCAAGAGTTGAAGTTGGTGGACATGACCTTAGGACATTTTACACTCTG ATCATGGTGGATCCTGATGCACCTAGTCCATGTAATCCAAACGAGAGAGAATATTTGCACTG GCTGGTAATCAATATTCCCGAAACTACAGAAGCAAACTTTG GAGAAGAGATAGTGCCGTACGAAAGTCCACGACCAACAGCAGGGATTCATCGTATTGTGTTTGTGCTGTTCCGTCAGATTGGGAGACATAGCGTTCATGGTCCTGGGTGGCGTCAAAATTTCAACACTCGAGATTTTGCTGAGTTCTATAATCTTGGATTGCCAGTTTCAGCTTTGTATTTCATCTGTAAACGATGA
- the LOC112798277 gene encoding uncharacterized protein, whose protein sequence is MLPPELQPRSFRPYISSSSSAPSFSFSNSQSQQSSNPSSTESNSSSQSHGNQRGHSASPSTSSSSRSIKNPSGFTHNYRIAMALVPSAMFLLDLGGAPVASVLVVGLMISYILDSVVTSKVPSFFGVWLTLIFSQLCFFLFASPSLFATFSSSLPLTLLSSFLCAHTTFLVGVWCSLNFRFLPLENPSIALSLERLLFASAPISASSIFTWATVSAVGIRNAAYYLAAFNSLFYWLFSIPRLSSFKTTPRARFHGGEVPHDSYILGPLESCVHTLYLLFLPLVFHLGSHYALVFSSAAAFCDLILLFFLPFLFQLYASTKGALWWVTKNENQVHSIRVVNGAVALVAVVVALEVRVVFHSFGRYIQVPPPLNYVLVTITMLGGAAAAGSYAMGMVSDALSSVAFTTSAIVVSAAGAVVIGFPVLFLPLPAVAGFYLARFFEKKSLPSYFAFVVLGSLMVTWFVLHNFWDLNIWLAGMSLKSFCKLIIANAVLAMAIPGLALLPSKLKFLSEIGLISYALLLCYIENRFFNYSSIYYYGFEDEVMYPSYMVVMTTLLGLGLVRRLHVDQRIGGKAVWILTCLYSSKLAMLFIASKSVVWVSALLLLAVTPPLLLYRDRSKTGSRMKSWQGYAHAFVVALSVWFCRETIFEALQWWNGRSPSDGLILGSCILLTGLACIPIVAVHFSHVLSAKRSLVLVVATGLLFILMQPPLPLSLTYQSDLIKTARHSADDISIYGYMAGKPTWPSWLLIIAILLSLASVTSIIPIKYIVELRTFYSIAMGVALGVYISAEYFVWTGILHVLIVVTMVCASVFVVFTHLPSASSTKLLPWVFALLVALFPVTYLLEGQLRIKNILKDTEIGNLGEEERNLTTLLAIEGARTSLLGLYAAIFMLIALEIKYKLASILREKAIDIGGIRHSNSGQSASASFLPRMRFMQHRRASTVPSFTIKRMAADGSWMPAVGNVATIMCFAICLVLNINLTGGSNRAIFFLAPILLLLNQDSDFVAGFGDKHRYFPVVAVISVYFVLTALYSIWEDVWHGNTGWGLQIGGPDWIFVVKNLALLVLTFPSHILFNRYVWSFTKQSDSPPWITLPLNLLPIACTDILKIKILGILGVIYSLAQYLITRQQYISGLKYI, encoded by the exons aTGCTGCCGCCGGAGCTGCAGCCTCGATCATTCCGCCCCTACATATCAAGCTCGAGCAGCGCTCCCTCATTCTCCTTCTCCAATTCCCAATCCCAGCAAAGCTCGAACCCTAGCTCCACCGAATCGAATTCGTCATCCCAGAGCCATGGCAACCAGCGTGGTCACTCCGCTTCCCCTTCCACATCCTCATCCTCCAGATCCATCAAGAACCCCTCCGGCTTCACCCACAACTACCGGATCGCGATGGCGCTGGTTCCCTCCGCCATGTTCCTGCTGGACCTGGGCGGCGCCCCTGTAGCATCCGTTCTGGTGGTGGGGCTGATGATCTCCTACATCCTGGACTCCGTGGTGACCTCAAAGGTTCCCTCCTTCTTCGGCGTGTGGCTCACACTCATATTCTCCCAACTCTGCTTCTTCCTCTTCGCCTCGCCCTCACTCTTCGCCACCTTCAGCTCTTCCCTCCCTCTCACCCTCCTCTCCTCATTCCTCTGCGCCCACACCACCTTCCTCGTCGGCGTCTGGTGCTCCCTCAACTTCCGCTTCCTCCCTCTCGAGAACCCTTCCATCGCTCTCTCCCTCGAGCGCCTCCTCTTCGCCTCCGCCCCTATCTCCGCCTCATCCATTTTCACCTGGGCCACTGTCTCCGCTGTCGGTATCCGCAATGCCGCCTACTACCTCGCCGCCTTCAACTCCCTCTTCTACTGGCTCTTCTCCATTCCCCGCCTCTCCTCCTTCAAGACCACCCCCAGGGCCAGGTTCCATGGCGGCGAAGTTCCTCACGACAGCTACATCCTCGGACCCCTCGAAAGCTGTGTCCACACCCTCTACCTTCTCTTCCTACCGCTTGTCTTTCACCTTGGTTCGCACTACGCCCTCGTTTTCTCCTCTGCTGCTGCCTTCTGCGACCTCATTCTCCTGTTCTTCCTGCCGTTTTTGTTTCAGCTCTATGCCTCCACCAAGGGTGCTTTGTGGTGGGTCACCAAGAATGAGAACCAGGTTCATAGCATAAGGGTCGTCAATGGTGCTGTGGCTTTGGTGGCTGTTGTCGTTGCTTTGGAGGTTAGGGTGGTTTTCCACTCGTTTGGGAGGTACATTCAGGTGCCCCCACCCTTGAATTATGTTCTGGTCACCATCACTATGCTTGGAGGGGCTGCTGCCGCTGGTTCCTATGCCATGGGGATGGTCTCGGACGCCCTCAGCTCTGTGGCTTTTACCACCTCCGCCATTGTGGTCAGCGCTGCCGGAGCTGTCGTCATTGGGTTCCCAGTGTTG TTCCTTCCTCTGCCTGCAGTTGCCGGATTTTATTTGGCTCGATTTTTTGAAAAGAAGAGCCTGCCATCTTACTTTGCTTTTGTTGTTCTCGGGAGTTTAATGGTTACATGGTTTGTGCTTCACAACTTCTGGGATTTAAATATTTGGCTAGCAGGCATGTCCCTGAAATCTTTCTGCAAACTTATAATAGCAAATGCTGTCCTGGCAATGGCTATTCCTGGTTTAGCTCTTCTACCTTCGAAGTTAAAATTTTTATCCGAGATTGGCTTGATAAGCTATGCATTACTCTTATGCTACATCGAGAATCGGTTCTTCAATTACTCCAGCATTTACTATTATGGGTTTGAGGATGAGGTGATGTATCCTAGCTATATGGTTGTGATGACAACTTTATTGGGTTTGGGTTTGGTGAGAAGGCTACATGTGGATCAACGAATCGGAGGAAAAGCAGTATGGATTTTGACTTGTCTTTATTCTTCAAAGCTCGCCATGTTGTTTATTGCATCAAAGTCTGTAGTATGGGTATCGGCTCTTCTATTATTAGCTGTTACCCCTCCATTGCTTCTTTATAG GGATAGATCAAAAACAGGTTCTAGGATGAAATCTTGGCAAGGTTATGCGCATGCCTTTGTGGTTGCCTTATCTGTATGGTTTTGTCGTGAAACGATTTTTGAAGCACTTCAGTGGTGGAATGGAAGGTCTCCTTCAGATGGTTTAATCCTGGGATCATGCATTCTCTTGACTGGATTGGCTTGTATTCCCATTGTCGCTGTTCATTTCTCTCATGTTTTG TCTGCCAAAAGAAGCCTAGTGCTGGTAGTGGCAACTGGTCTGCTTTTTATTCTGATGCAGCCCCCTCTCCCTTTGTCATTGACTTACCAGTCAGACCTAATCAAGACTGCCCGCCATTCGGCTGATGATATCTCAATTTATGGCTACATGGCGGGGAAGCCTACCTGGCCTTCTTGGTTGCTTATTATTGCAATTTTGCTCTCTCTAGCATCTGTTACATCTATCATACCCATTAAATATATTGTTGAATTAAGGACATTTTATTCCATTGCAATGGGGGTTGCCCTGGGAGTCTACATTTCTGCTGAATACTTTGTCTGGACAGGCATTCTGCATGTTCTCATTGTGGTCACAATGGTTTGTGCCTCTGTATTTGTTGTCTTCACTCATCTGCCATCTGCCTCAAGCACAAAGCTTTTGCCCTGGGTATTCGCTCTGCTTGTGGCTCTCTTTCCAGTTACTTATCTTTTGGAGGGCCAACTGAgaattaaaaatattcttaaagaCACTGAAATAGGAAATTTGGGCGAGGAGGAGAGGAATCTTACAACATTGCTAGCCATTGAGGGGGCCAGGACATCTCTTCTTGGTTTGTATGCAGCAATCTTTATGCTAATAGCCTTGGAGATAAAATATAAACTTGCTTCAATTTTAAGGGAGAAGGCTATTGATATAGGTGGCATTAGACACAGCAATTCCGGTCAAAGTGCATCTGCTAGTTTCCTTCCAAGAATGAGATTCATGCAGCATCGCCGGGCTTCTACTGTTCCCTCCTTTACAATTAAGAGGATGGCTGCTGATGGATCCTGGATGCCTGCCGTTGGCAATGTTGCCACAATTATGTGTTTCGCTATATGCCTAGTCTTGAATATCAACCTTACCGGTGGTTCGAACCGTGCCATATTTTTCCTGGCTCCTATCCTGCTGCTACTGAATCAAGATTCTGATTTTGTTGCTGGTTTTGGGGACAAACATAGATATTTTCCTGTGGTTGCTGTTATATCTGTCTACTTCGTTTTGACAGCCCTCTACAGCATATGGGAAGATGTCTGGCATGGTAATACAGGATGGGGTCTTCAAATCGGTGGGCCTGACTGGATATTTGTGGTAAAGAACTTGGCCCTCCTTGTTCTCACGTTCCCAAGTCATATACTGTTCAACAGGTATGTATGGAGCTTTACAAAGCAGAGTGATTCACCCCCGTGGATAACCTTACCCCTTAATCTGCTCCCTATTGCATGTACAGATATTCTCAAGATTAAGATCTTGGGTATATTAGGAGTTATATATTCCCTGGCTCAGTATCTAATCACTAGGCAACAGTATATTTCTGGCCTCAAGTACATCTAA